CGGTGGCGTAAGAGGTATACAGGACCCGGCTGCCATCGGGCGAGAAACGCGGCGCCAGCACCAGCGCCGAGGCATCGGTCAGGTACTGCACGTTCGCGCCGTCGTAATCCATCACGCCCAGACGCTTCTGCCGGTCGTCCTTCGGCCCGGTCTCGGACACGAAGACCACGCGGCTGTCGAAATAGGGTTGTTCGCCGGTCAGGCGCGAGTAAACCTGATCCGCGACCTTGTGCGCCAGACGCCGCACACCCGAGGTGTCAGAAGCGAACTGCATGCCCTGCCCCAGCTCGGTGCCCGCGAAGACGTCCCAGACCCGGAATTTGACCACGACCCGGCCCGCGCCGTCCGCCGTCACTGCGCCGGTGATCAGCGCCTGCGCGTTGACCGCCTTCCAGTCGGCGAACTGGATCGGCGCGCCAAAGCTGCTGACCCGGCTGATGTGCGCGTCGCGCGGAATCTCTCGGAACAGACCCGTTCCGACGAGGTCCGAGGCGATTACATTGGTGATCTCGTCGGCATAAGGCTGCGCCGCCGGGTTTTCGGCCACGAAGGCCGGCACCGCGAAGGGCATTGGTTCGATCACGCCCTCGGTGATCTCGATGCGCAGCGGTCCGCCCTGCGCCGCAGCGATGGCGGGCAAGACGAGGGCTGCAAGGGCAAACAACAGGGAGGCGAGCGCTGCTCTCATCTCGGATCCCTCCTTAGGGAACTGCTCTGATCGGCTTTGGGCGGGTCTTCGCCCGCTGCCGGGTTAACATAGCCCGGAAAGCGCCGCCGCAAAACAGCGTTTCGGGGAGAAGTCGGCGGGGAATCGCGCAGGTTTTCACACGGACGCGTGAGAAAAACGGCCCTATTCACGTTTCATCCCCCAATGGGGACCTCGGATCGAACTTGATCTCTATCTGCTTCCACGCCTCAAAGTCGGTCAGCGGCAGCGGGTAGCCCTCTCCCTGACAGCGCAGAAGAGCGCGGCGGGCACTGTGCATGGCCCCCTCCGTATCCGGCCCCTCTGCATTGACGAGGGTGATGCTGTCGGGCTGGACCGTCCCGTCCGGGTTCATCGCAAACCCCAGCGTGACGATGGTTTCCGACTGGCCGCTGTCGACGTCGATGACCCAGCAGGGCTGGATCTGGATGCGCATGGCGGCCACAGCGGCCTGAAACCCCGGCGTTTGCTGCGCGACGGCGCCGGTGGCCGTCAAAGCGAGGACCAGCGCCAGCCGCTTCACCGCAGCCTCATCTGTTCGGGGTTGAAGGTGATCTCGATCTCTTGCCAATGCGCGTATTTCTCGGAGGGCAGCGGATAACCGTCCTTCTGGCAGCGCAGGACCGCGCGGCGCGCCGCCTGATACGCGGTGTCCACTGCCGCGCCAGAGCCGCCGGAGTTGCCGACCATGCGAATGCTGTTCGCGACCACGGTACCGTCCGGCTCCATGTCCATGGCGACCGTGACGGTGACATCCGCCGCTTCCGACCCGACATCGACGATCCAGCAGGCCTTGACCGCCACGATCAGGCCGTCCTGCTCGGCCGTGGTCAGCGCGGGCCCGACCGGCACGTCGGCAGGCGCGCCGCCACCCGCAAGAGCCTCTGCCAGTGCATCGTTCAACGCATCGCTGGTCGAGGGTTCGGGATCACGCTCGGGCGTGCTGGCCGGGGCCTCGGAGGGCTCGGCCGCGGGTGTCGGTGCAGGCTGCGACGTGGCCGCCTCAGCCACGCGGTCGGGCCGGGTGCGGGGCCGCATCGAGGCGGTGGGCGCCAGCGAGCCGGAGGGATCGTCGGCCTCTTCGGTGACGATCTCGGTGGTGGTCTCGGGCGGCGCCTCGGCCTCTGCGGGTTCCTCGACCACATCGGGGCTTTGCGCATCCGGGTCGGCGGCGGGCGCGACGTCCTCGGCAATCACCGCATCGGGCTCCGGCTCGGGCGTCGGCTCGGTCGAGACGCGCGGCGCCTGACGCGGCTGCGGGCGACGCGAGGTCTCGGGCGCCAGCACCTGCGGCTCGGGGTTCGGCAGGGCGGCGGGCGGCGCCGGCACCGGATCGGGCTGCGGTTGCGGCTGGGGTTCCGGCTCTGGCGTGGGCGCGGGTTCCGGCTCGGGTTCCGGGGCCGGTTGCGGCTCCGGCTCGGGGGCGGGCTGGGGCTCCGGCTCGGGCTGCGGCGCAGGTTCCGGCTCGGGCGCAGGTTCGGGTTCCGGCTCAGGGGCGGGTTCGGGCTGCGGCTCGGGTTCCGGTTCCGGCGATGGCGCAGGCGACGGCTCTTCCGCGGGGGGCGCCTCGGGCGCCTGCGTCAGCGCGGCGAACTCTGCCTCGGACAGTACGGTCACATCGGCCACCGACACCTCTGGCGGAGGCGCGGAGAAGAGGTCGCCCAGCATCAGCCACGCGAACACAAGGGCGTGCGCCCCAAGAGATATGCCGAACTCGCGCTGCACCCTCGGCCTCAGTCGCTGCCCGGCCCGTCAAGCGCCGGGCCGCCCACGTCGGTCACGAGACCGATGGAGGAAAATCCGCCCGCGTTCAGCGCGCCCATGATCTGGGCAACCTGCTCGTAGGGCACGGCGCCGTCGGCGCGCAGGTATACACGGTCGTCAGAGCGTTCCGCCGCGATCGCGCGCAAACGGCCCACAAGCTCTTCGCGGCCCACCTCGGTCGACTGGATCAGCACGAGGCCGTCCGCCGACAGGGTCACGGTCAGCGGCTCTTCGGTCTCTGACGGCAGCGCCTGCGCGGCGGTCTTGGGCAGTTCCACCGGCACGCCCACGGTCAAAAGCGGCGCGGCCACCATGAAGATGATGAGCAGCACCAGCATCACGTCCACGAAGGGCGTGACGTTGATCTCGGACATGGGTTGTGCGCCGCCGCCGCGCCGTCCGCGCCTGCGCCGCTTGCCCCCGCCGCCTTTCATGACGCCTGCTCCCATGGGTCAGGCGTCCAGCTGGCGCGAGAGGATGGTCGAGAATTCGTCGGCGAAGGCCTCGTAGTTGCCGACGATGCGGTCACTGTCGGCGGAGAACTTGTTGTAGAAGATCACCGCCGGGATGGCCGCGAGCAGGCCCAGCCCTGTGGCCAGAAGCGCCTCGGCGATACCCGGCGCCACGACCACCAGCGAGGTGTTCTGCTGCTCGGCGATCTGGATGAACGAGTGCATGATGCCGAAAACCGTGCCGAAGAGGCCGATGAAGGGCGCGGTGGAGCCCACCGTCGCCAGCACCGGAAGGCCGCGCTGCAGCGTGTCGGCCTCTTTCTGGATCGCCACGTCCATGCTGCGGTCGATGCGGCTTTGGGCGTTGGCGATCAGGCCACCGTCCTCGCGGTGGCTGCGGCGCCATTCCATCATGCCCGCGACGAAGACTCGTTCCGACCGGCCGTTCGGCTCCGGTCCAAGCTGGTCGAAGAGCTCGTCCAGCGGCTCCCCGCTCCAGAAAGCGCGGTCGAACTTGGCGGCCTCGCGGCGCGCCTTCCGGTAACTCACGAATTTCTCGAAGATGATCGCCCAGGCCCAGACGGAGGCCACGGTCAGCATCAGCATGACGAGTTTGACGGTCAGGGTGGCGCGCGCAAAGAGTCCCCACAACGAGAAATCGATGGCCTGCGCCGCCGCAAGCGTTTCTGCTTCCATAGAACCTGCTCTTTTCCTGTCGGCCCCTGTTTCGGGGCTCTGATTACCGCGCATCATAACGGATTGGCAGGGCTCTGACCACAGATTTGCGTGATCGCCCCGAGAGCCCTGCCCCCTGAGCGGTTCCTTGCCGCAGGCCGTAGCCCGACGCCGTCCCCGGCCCGTACATTTGCCTGCGGCGCTCAGCGGTAGGACAGGCACAGCGGGACCGGCACGGAAGAACGGGTACGGAAAAACGGGCGCGCCCGCGCGCTCAACGACCGCTGACGGATCGTCGGCGCCGCACGGTCCGCGCAGGCGACCAAGGCCCGACCCGACACCTGCCCGCCCGCACCGTCGGGTTTCGCCTGCCTGCGGCAGGCGACCGGCCGGGGAGGCTCTGCCTCCCCGGACCCCTCCGAGGTATTTGATGACCAGAGAAGTCAGGCCGGTCGTCCGCATTTGCCCCGGCAGCACGGCATCGTTGCGGACCGGCGCAGGCTGCAGACTGCCCTGCGGGCTGCGCCCGACTTCTTCCCCGGGACTTCAGTGCACGCGATTGCGAAGGACGGCGGGCAGGCGCGCCGGATGGCCGTCGAGCGTGGCGCAGACCGCCGTCACATCGGCGCGGAAGATCACCTCTTCGCCGCGCAGGACCTCTTGTGCCATGATCAGCCGCACGCCGGTCATCGCCTTGACGGTCGTGCGCACCTGAAGCCGGTCGTCGTATTTCGCCGGAAGCAGGTAATCGCATTCGATCCGGCGCACGACGAAGACGATGCCCTCTTCGCGCATGGCGTTCTGGTCGAGCCCCTGATCCTTCACCCATTCGGACCGGGCGCGTTCGATGAACTTCAGGTAGTTGGCGTGGTAGACGATCCCAGCCATGTCGGTGTCTTCGTAGTAAACCGTCACCGGAAAGATATGCATGCGGGACCCCCTTGCCGTCTGGCCGGACCCTAGGCGGCCCCCGTCGCCGGTGCAAGACGCGCTCAGCGCCCCCGGCGCTTGCGCCGCCCGCCCGCGCTGCGGCTGTGGAACCCCGGCGGCCGCCGGGCCACCCAGGCGAGGAACCCGGCCAGCGCCGGATGGGCGCGCAGCGCCGCGACCGTCTTCAGGTCGCGCGCCAGCTCGGCCTCTGTGAAGCGGGCGTGGATCTCGTTGTGGCAGATCTGGTGCAACAGCACGAC
This region of Ponticoccus alexandrii genomic DNA includes:
- the tolR gene encoding protein TolR, coding for MGAGVMKGGGGKRRRRGRRGGGAQPMSEINVTPFVDVMLVLLIIFMVAAPLLTVGVPVELPKTAAQALPSETEEPLTVTLSADGLVLIQSTEVGREELVGRLRAIAAERSDDRVYLRADGAVPYEQVAQIMGALNAGGFSSIGLVTDVGGPALDGPGSD
- a CDS encoding cell envelope biogenesis protein TolA; the protein is MQREFGISLGAHALVFAWLMLGDLFSAPPPEVSVADVTVLSEAEFAALTQAPEAPPAEEPSPAPSPEPEPEPQPEPAPEPEPEPAPEPEPAPQPEPEPQPAPEPEPQPAPEPEPEPAPTPEPEPQPQPQPDPVPAPPAALPNPEPQVLAPETSRRPQPRQAPRVSTEPTPEPEPDAVIAEDVAPAADPDAQSPDVVEEPAEAEAPPETTTEIVTEEADDPSGSLAPTASMRPRTRPDRVAEAATSQPAPTPAAEPSEAPASTPERDPEPSTSDALNDALAEALAGGGAPADVPVGPALTTAEQDGLIVAVKACWIVDVGSEAADVTVTVAMDMEPDGTVVANSIRMVGNSGGSGAAVDTAYQAARRAVLRCQKDGYPLPSEKYAHWQEIEITFNPEQMRLR
- the tolQ gene encoding protein TolQ, translating into MEAETLAAAQAIDFSLWGLFARATLTVKLVMLMLTVASVWAWAIIFEKFVSYRKARREAAKFDRAFWSGEPLDELFDQLGPEPNGRSERVFVAGMMEWRRSHREDGGLIANAQSRIDRSMDVAIQKEADTLQRGLPVLATVGSTAPFIGLFGTVFGIMHSFIQIAEQQNTSLVVVAPGIAEALLATGLGLLAAIPAVIFYNKFSADSDRIVGNYEAFADEFSTILSRQLDA
- the tolB gene encoding Tol-Pal system beta propeller repeat protein TolB, whose product is MRAALASLLFALAALVLPAIAAAQGGPLRIEITEGVIEPMPFAVPAFVAENPAAQPYADEITNVIASDLVGTGLFREIPRDAHISRVSSFGAPIQFADWKAVNAQALITGAVTADGAGRVVVKFRVWDVFAGTELGQGMQFASDTSGVRRLAHKVADQVYSRLTGEQPYFDSRVVFVSETGPKDDRQKRLGVMDYDGANVQYLTDASALVLAPRFSPDGSRVLYTSYATGFPRIHIVDVGAVNSRILQAGSGEMTFAPRFSPNGQQIVYSLTTGSNTDIYAMDVASGATRQLTSAPSIETAPSFSPDGSRIVFESDRSGSQQLYVMPASGGEAQRISFGDGRYGTPVWSPRGDRIAFTKQNAGRFHIGVMRVDGSEERLLTASFLDEGPTWSPNGRVIMFARETQGAQGASALYTVDISGRNLQRVRTPAGASDPSWGPLQ
- a CDS encoding cell envelope integrity protein TolA — protein: MKRLALVLALTATGAVAQQTPGFQAAVAAMRIQIQPCWVIDVDSGQSETIVTLGFAMNPDGTVQPDSITLVNAEGPDTEGAMHSARRALLRCQGEGYPLPLTDFEAWKQIEIKFDPRSPLGDET
- the ybgC gene encoding tol-pal system-associated acyl-CoA thioesterase, yielding MHIFPVTVYYEDTDMAGIVYHANYLKFIERARSEWVKDQGLDQNAMREEGIVFVVRRIECDYLLPAKYDDRLQVRTTVKAMTGVRLIMAQEVLRGEEVIFRADVTAVCATLDGHPARLPAVLRNRVH
- a CDS encoding HNH endonuclease, which translates into the protein MSRDPICPLCLRPIPPRAKQSLHHLIPRLKGGKGGPVVLLHQICHNEIHARFTEAELARDLKTVAALRAHPALAGFLAWVARRPPGFHSRSAGGRRKRRGR